In Paenibacillus stellifer, the DNA window CAGGCTGGCGCACCATCTGGGTGGCATAGTTCATGCTCTCGATGTTGTAGTCACGGCCTTCAATCATCCCCAGAATTGCGCCGGTCTTGTTCTCGATCATGATGCCGGCGGTCTGCTCCAGACCTTTCTTCTTGCTCTCCTTCGTGAAATTGCTGCTGTCGTCAGAGATGCTGTGCATGGCGCTGTATACTTTTTTGTCAATCGTGGTATACACGCGGTACCCGCCTGTCAGCAGCTGCTGACGCGCATTTTCAAGCTGGGCTGAGCTGGTTTCGCCCTCCTGTCCCTTGTTCAGCTTAAGCAGGATTCCAGCCGCTTGCCGCTCCGTCTCCATCATAAGATAAGGATAAGTGACATAGGCTTTCTTCGTATGCGGGGCAAGCGATTTCTTGATGTCAAAGGCCAATGCCTGCTGATACTCGGACGCGCTGATTTTGCTCTCCTCCAGCATGCGGCGTAGTACGAGATGCTGCCGGTCGATCGCGCGGCCGAATGCGGCCTCATTAAATTCCCCGTATCCGTTGAATGCGGAGTAGCTGGACGGAAGCTGGGGGAGACCCGCCAGATAAGCCGCCTGCGCAATATTCAGCTTGTTGAGGTCGCTGACACCAAAGATGCCTTTGGCGGCGGCCTTGATCCCATATACATTGTATCCGTTCGAACCGTTGCCGAAAGGAACCTTGTTGAGATAGGCTGTTAATATTTCGTTCTTGCTTAAAAATCGTTCCAGTCGCAGCGACAGCAAAATTTCTTTCACCTTGCGGTCGTCCGTCTTGTCCAGACTCAGGAAGACGCGTCTGGCAAGCTGCTGGGTCAGGGTGCTGCCGCCGGTCTGAACGGATTCGTTCAGCAGTTTCTGCTTAACGGCGCGCAACGTGCCGCTGACGTCTACACCATGATGTTCATAGAACCGGTTATCTTCAATGGCGAGAACGGCGTCTATGATCGATTGGGGGATATCCTTGAAGGCGACGAGCCTTCGGTCCTCATCAGTTCGGAGCTGGCCGATCGGCGTGCCGTCCCGGAAGTAGGCGAAGCCGGTTACATCATTCTGGCTGATTTCTTCCTGAATCGTCAGCTCGGACCGGACGGGCTCATCCTTCACGATGGACGCAATAAAGCCGCCCACGGCGCCGCCGGCGAAGAGCGCGGCCATAACGCCCAGGATGAACATCCATTTGATGACGGAGCCGATTCGGCGAAGCCAGGATCTGCGCGGCCGAATGTCCTCCGCCACTTTCTTCATATTATCTTGAGCCATCGACATCCTCCTTTTACCGGAATTATTATAGCACAAAATGGCGATTTTGAATGCGCATGTAGGATGAAGGGGGAGGGGAACGAAATTTGACATATTGAAGGAGCTTATGCTATAAATGAAGTCAATTGGATATTTCACAAAGGCGTAGAAGGACAGAAGTAGCAGAGAATCCCGTTACCTCAGAGAGCTGGTGGTAGGTGCGAACCGGCGGCGGAGCTCTAGCGAATTACGGTCCGGAGCCGTCCGGGGGAACATTGGGGAGCGTGGCTTCTTCAATTAGTAGTTCGGCACCGGGATTAACATTCCCGTTATGGCAATGAAGTGAAAGCTGTGCAGGCCGGCTAAGCGTAGTAGGGTCGACGGTTTTAATTAGGGTGGTACCGCGAGTCTCTTTCTCGTCCCTTGGGATGCGAAAGAGGCTTTTTTGCGTGAATTTGCATGAATGGTGTAAATCCAGAGATTCAAGAAACAGACGAGAAGGGGTTGCCGAAGATGAAATGGGAAGAATTGTCGCCGGAGCAGCAGTGTGAAGTCGAGCGCCAACTGGAGATTATCGCGCGCGGTGTCGTGGAGATTGTGCCGGAAGAGGAATTGAAAAGTAAAATTATGAAATCGGTTGTGACGGGAACGCCGCTTAACGTGAAGCTTGGCCTCGATCCGTCCGCTCCCGACATTCATGTGGGACATACGGTTGTCATGCATAAGCTGCGGCAATTCCAGGAGCTGGGCCATCAGGTTCAGCTTATTATCGGAGACTTCACAGGCCGGATCGGCGACCCGACGGGCAAATCGGAGACGCGCAAGCAGCTGACCGAGGAAGACGTGATGCGCAATGCCGAGACATACAAGAAGCAGCTTCATAAAATTCTGGACCCGGAGAAGACGAAAGTCTTCTACAATTCCGAATGGCTCGGTCCGATGACCTTCGCCGATGTAGTGGGTCTGTCGGCCAAGGTGACGGTTGCCCGCATGCTGGAGCGGGACGACTTCACCAAGCGCTACCAGAACGGCCTGCCGATCAGCATTCATGAATTCTTCTATCCGCTGATGCAGGGCATGGACTCCGTGGCGCTGAAGACTGACGTGGAGCTCGGCGGCACGGACCAGAAGTTCAATTTGCTGATGGGACGGACGCTTCAGAAGGAATACGGTGTTGATACACAGGCAGCCATCATGACCCCGCTGCTTGAAGGTCTGGACGGCGTTCAGAAGATGAGCAAGAGCCTTGGCAACTACATCGGAATCGATGAGGAGCCTAATGAAATCTACGGCAAGGCGATGTCGGTTCCCGACGAGCTGATGCTGAAATACTACTCGCTGGCTACCGATATTACCAACGATGGCTTGAAGGAGCTTGAAGAAGGACTGGCTTCCGGCGCGGTTCACCCGCGTGACGCCAAAATGCGGCTGGCGCATACATTCGTCAGAATGTATCATGGCCAGGAGGCTGCGGATGCCGCTCAGCAGCATTTCATTACGGTATTCCAGCAGCGGGCGCTGCCGGAGGATATCGAAACAATTGCGATTCCGGCAGAGGAACTGACGGACGGAGCCATCCGTCTGACGAAGCTGCTGCAGGTTATCGGGTTCGCTGCTTCAGGCGGCGAAGCCAAGCGCAGTGTTCAGCAGGGAGCGGTTAAGCTGAACGAAGAGAAGCTGGCCGATCCTAACGCGGATGTTAAACTGCAGGACGGGGATATTATCCAGGTCGGCAAGCGGAAATTCGCGAAGCTGACGCTGAGCTAAGAACGTCGGCCCGGTAAGCGGAAGAGATATATAAAAATACGGCGGGCCCTCTGATGAAGGGCCTGCCGTTTATTTATCCCATAGAGCCGAAGAAGGCGAGAGGGACGACGCCTATTTACTCATCTAATCAACAAGAAGCCTCCGGAATAATCCGGAGGCTTCTGTATACACTCGGTAAGTTAAAGATTAACGGTTGTAGAATTCGACGATCTGCTTCTCGTCGATATCCTGGGAGAGCTCGGCGCGTTCCGGCAGACGGATGAACTTGCCTTCCACTGCGGAATCGGAGTATTCCAGGTATGCCGGCAGATGCGTGCGGTTAGCCAGAGCTTCCTTGATGGAAGTCAGGGCACGGCTTCTTTCACGAAGGCCGATCACGTCGCCCGTGCTTACACGGTAAGAAGCGATGTCGACTTTCTTGCCGTTAACCGTAACGTGTCCGTGGGAAACCAGCTGACGTGCGCCGGCGCGGGAATTAGCGAATCCCAGACGGTATACGAGGTTGTCCAGACGGCTTTCGAGCAGGAACATGAAGTTCTCGCCCGCGATACCTTGCATGCTGTGCGCTTTGTGGAACAGAGTGCGGAACTGTTTCTCGCCCAAGCCGTACATATGACGAAGCTTCTGCTTCTCGAGCAGCTGCATGCCATAGTTGCTGACCTTTCTGCGTTGGTTAGCGCCGTGTTGTCCAGGAGGGAAAGGGCGCTTCAGGTCTTTGCCAGTTCCGCTCAGGGAAATGCCCAGACGGCGGCTGAGTTTGAATTTAGGTCCGGTGTAACGTGCCATGTTATAGTAGACTCCTTTTTAATTGTAATTTCAGCAGGGCTCTATTTGCGCCGCTGTTCGTTAGAAGCGGTTCGCCGAATGGCTCCGCACTGCAAGGGAAAGTTCAGCCGCTGCCCCATGCAGACGAAAAGCGTGAGGGTGACACAACGTTACGCCCAATTGGAAGACTTGTTACAGTCTTGTTCAACAATAAATATTATATGAAAAAGCCTATCCAAGTCAAGCCTGCTTTCAGAACTTTATGATTTATATAACTTTTAGTTCTTTTGGCCTAAAAAATCTTCTTTTACAGCCGAAAAAATGATGCAATAGAAACGGAAAGAGAGTAAAATAGTGTTAATTGCTAGAGCAGCGGATTTCATTCAGGATGAAAAGGAGACCCGTCTTTATGTCAGAGCAGAAAGCTTACGGCACTAAAGATAGCCATGCGCTGATACGCAATATCAAGATGCCGGGCAGGAACTCCAAGGATCCTGCGGCATGGCTCAAACAACTGGATATCAACAGTCATGACTTTCCTTATATCTCCGTCATGATTACGGACAGCTTTTACGAATGGACGGAGAAAGGCGCGGGTCTTGCTTTTGCAGGAGCTTGGGACTGGTGTGTGTTTAGCTTCGAAGGCAAGTGGCTCGCTGGAGAGGAAGAAGCTGACGGTCCGAATCATCCGCTGTGGGAGCAGGTCGTCAACGTCAGTCTTACTTCGGCGAGGGATTGCATGCTGCAAATCGAAGAGAACGGCAGTGAGACGGCTTATTTGGCTATGC includes these proteins:
- the tyrS gene encoding tyrosine--tRNA ligase — encoded protein: MKWEELSPEQQCEVERQLEIIARGVVEIVPEEELKSKIMKSVVTGTPLNVKLGLDPSAPDIHVGHTVVMHKLRQFQELGHQVQLIIGDFTGRIGDPTGKSETRKQLTEEDVMRNAETYKKQLHKILDPEKTKVFYNSEWLGPMTFADVVGLSAKVTVARMLERDDFTKRYQNGLPISIHEFFYPLMQGMDSVALKTDVELGGTDQKFNLLMGRTLQKEYGVDTQAAIMTPLLEGLDGVQKMSKSLGNYIGIDEEPNEIYGKAMSVPDELMLKYYSLATDITNDGLKELEEGLASGAVHPRDAKMRLAHTFVRMYHGQEAADAAQQHFITVFQQRALPEDIETIAIPAEELTDGAIRLTKLLQVIGFAASGGEAKRSVQQGAVKLNEEKLADPNADVKLQDGDIIQVGKRKFAKLTLS
- the rpsD gene encoding 30S ribosomal protein S4 — its product is MARYTGPKFKLSRRLGISLSGTGKDLKRPFPPGQHGANQRRKVSNYGMQLLEKQKLRHMYGLGEKQFRTLFHKAHSMQGIAGENFMFLLESRLDNLVYRLGFANSRAGARQLVSHGHVTVNGKKVDIASYRVSTGDVIGLRERSRALTSIKEALANRTHLPAYLEYSDSAVEGKFIRLPERAELSQDIDEKQIVEFYNR